A region of the Stutzerimonas stutzeri genome:
GGGGAGCGGGAGCGGTGCGAACCGGTGCGCCAGACCACGACAAGAACAAGAACAGGGAACCGTCCATGAATGCCGCGATGCCACCTCTACTGCCATTGATCCCCACCAAGCTGGCGATCCCCATGCTGCCGCCGGGCCTGCTCGAACGCCCACGACTGGACGAGTGGCAACTGCGCCTGCCACAGGTACGCCTGGCCGTGCTGCATGCGGCCAGCGGCTTCGGCAAAACCACCCTTGCAGCGCAATGGGCGCGGGCCTTCGATGGCCGCGTCGCCTGGCTACAGCTGCATGCCAGCGACAACCTGGCGCTGCAGTTCGGCCGCTACCTGACCCAGGCGCTGGACCGCCAGCTCGATGCCGGTTGCCCGCTATCCGCTGCACTCGCCGAGCAGGGCCAGGTCTCGCTGGATGCGCTGTTCACTCAACTGCTGGCCGAACTGCCGGGCGAGCACGAGGCGATCCTGATCGTGCTCGATGAATTTGAAGTGCTGCACGAGCGTGAGCTGATCGCCGGGCTGCGCTTCTTCCTGCGGCATATGCCCTGCTGGATGACGTTGCTGGTGTGCAGCCGCCGGCTGCCGGAGCTTGGCGTTGCCGAGCTGCGGGTCAAGCATCAGCTGCTGCTGCTCGATGCCCGCCAGCTGGCGTTCGAGGACGACGAGGTTCAGGCCCTGCTGGAGCTGGGCGTGCCGGTAAACATCAACCGCGAGCAGGTCGAACGGCTTAACCGCCGCATCGGTGGCTGGCCCTGCGCACTGCAGCTGGCGCTGCAGGAAGTGCAGACCAGCCGCGGCATGGACCTGTTTCTGGAAAACCTGCTGCTTGGCCACCCCGATATCCGCGACTACATGCGCGAACAGGTGGTCGAGGGTCTGCCTGAAGACCTGCGTGGTTTTCTTGAAGCCACTTGCCTGCTCGATCGCTTTGATGCGGCACTGGCCGACCGCCTGACCGAAGCCTGCCACGGCCGCGAAATGCTCGAGCGGCTCGAGCGCAGCGGGCTGTTCATCCAGCCGCTGGACAGCCTGCGTCGCTGGTACAGCTATCACCCATTGTTCGCCGTGTTCCTGCAGGGCGAGCTGCGCACCCACCAGCCGCAGCGGGTCAATCAGCTGCATCTGCGTGCCGCCGAGGCGCTACTGGCCGAGAACATGCCCGAAGAGGCCGCACGGCACGCGGTGCAGGCGAGTGATCCGCAGCAGGTCGCGGAAATTCTGCAGCGCCACGGGCGCGCCTTCTATCGTCAGGGCCGTCTCGGGCTATTGCAGCAATGCCTGGAAACCCTGCCGGAGCCGGTAATCGCCGGCTCGCCGCTGCTAACCCTGTTGCAGGCCTGGGTGTCGCAGAACTCCTATCAGTTCGATCACGTCGAGCGCTGGTTCAAGGCCAGCGAGCTGACCCTGCAGCGCAGCTGCTCCGAACAGGATTGGGCGCGCATTGTCTGCGAGTTCAATGCCGTCCGGGCGCAGGTGGCGATGAACC
Encoded here:
- the malT gene encoding HTH-type transcriptional regulator MalT, producing MNAAMPPLLPLIPTKLAIPMLPPGLLERPRLDEWQLRLPQVRLAVLHAASGFGKTTLAAQWARAFDGRVAWLQLHASDNLALQFGRYLTQALDRQLDAGCPLSAALAEQGQVSLDALFTQLLAELPGEHEAILIVLDEFEVLHERELIAGLRFFLRHMPCWMTLLVCSRRLPELGVAELRVKHQLLLLDARQLAFEDDEVQALLELGVPVNINREQVERLNRRIGGWPCALQLALQEVQTSRGMDLFLENLLLGHPDIRDYMREQVVEGLPEDLRGFLEATCLLDRFDAALADRLTEACHGREMLERLERSGLFIQPLDSLRRWYSYHPLFAVFLQGELRTHQPQRVNQLHLRAAEALLAENMPEEAARHAVQASDPQQVAEILQRHGRAFYRQGRLGLLQQCLETLPEPVIAGSPLLTLLQAWVSQNSYQFDHVERWFKASELTLQRSCSEQDWARIVCEFNAVRAQVAMNQGDEQRAIALAQEALTREPLIMRTSRVAAMSGLAEAHFVQGALPQAQKQYEEAERRAREINASHLVVWNLGQLSEIAIAQGHLQKAYTLQERAIQYIEQQNLQATPIVEFIYRIRGQVLLEWHQLDAAEQCALQGIQILDELGDQRWRLQSHALLAGVAYARGQQNACADYISQMQTMLADDRYHIDWLANAHAVMLAYWDSSQDREAIRQWLISAPPVSAGANHFSQLNARNHARAHVALGQLDSALPILRQLLTDAECHGLLMDRNRNHILLAQLHWLREERQQALDHLQRAMSLASGSGAIGSFLRVGKPIIGMLKCLLHERTLDEPEAQRATRLIQLAQQQRDFSRAIRITLDEAVIQDIINRPDVPELIRRSPLTRREWQVLSLIHAGQSNEQIADHLNVAPTTIKTHIRSLYQKLNIAHRSEAVQLARDLLSKIQGD